Sequence from the Ascaphus truei isolate aAscTru1 chromosome 3, aAscTru1.hap1, whole genome shotgun sequence genome:
GCAGAGATCTACCGGGAGGAGTGGGTGCGCGCAGCCATACTAGATTATATGAAAGTAAGGACCAGCAGTAGTATGAATTACAGGGAAGACAGGGCCTGCTATTTAATGAAAGTGTGGCAGGTAGGCCGCAATATCCACTTAGACCAGGTGGAGGATATTGGGGAGTCTGGGTTCAAGTGCTGCTATTCCGTAATGGTAACGGATAGTGAAGGGAACCTTGTGCACAAGCCATACCCAGCTCACTATTACTGACTGGTCATAAGTACTGTTATATTAGAGTAAAGGTTTCTCCATTAAGGGTGGAATCAGTTATACAATGTTATAATGTTGGTGaaaaagaatggtggagcactgcctggaaaaatagggctggaggctggtagcaaatagattaaaaatgctttattctaaGGCATAAGTAGACCAAGCTACAAAAAGCaggttctctaacgcgtttcgcgatGTCGTAGCGCTTTgtcatactctttgacaaagcgctatgacagcgtgaaacgcgttagagaacctGCTTTTTGTAGCTTGGTCTACTTATGCCttagaataaagcatttttaatctatttgctaccagcctccagccctttatttttCCAGGCAGTGAACCACCATTCTTTTTCACTGTGATTTACCCCTATCGGAAGGAGGCACGCTGTACTTTCCAGGACATTTACAAACCGTGAGTGAATTATTTTCTTCAATGCTATGCAGTCTTTCTAAGCAGTTTGGCTATTCATTTGCTCAAGCGTAGGGATGTAGGTGTCCTGTTCCCATTAGTGGATGTGCGGTGGGCTCTCTTTGTTGAGTGCTCATTTCACACATTCACTGTGGGGCTCTTCACCCTTTATTTGATATCCCACATTGTGTCTATAATGTGAGCATCTATGCTTATACACTGCATTTTCTCAGAAGATATATTACCTCCTGGACGTTTGGCTATATTGCCATTGTTATCCTGATATTGGAAGCACCTATTGGGGATTTACTTCCCATCTTTACTAATGTTATAATGTTGTTAACATTGTATTTTTTCTATTATATAAAAATGTGGAGTGATGTTATGCATTCATGTAGGGTCGTAAGGGATTTCAAAACCAGATGGAGGGTGTAGCCAAGTACCCCTTGGttactaattctctggcccctccagcactgaaagtcccagtaaagagtgggcagtgttgggagaaaatcctgcagggcctggttatgTCATTATATGTATGTTTGCTAATACAGTTCAGGATTAGCCTGTTATTGCAGAGGTTTATGGTTGATAGGAgaccggcttacaagccactcccttgGGATGGAGGATTTCTTTCCTCTAAAGTTTAATTTAGCAGTTAGTTCTATGCTGATCTCCCTGCGTGGAGGAAGCACCAGTAAAGCCTCTCCGGGACAGGAGTGGGCTAAGGcgttgccctgttagggggtaaggtgtgCTGAGGAGGGGTGCCTAGGGCCTCAAGCCGTGGTACTGCCTTCAAGGAAATAGAGATCTATGATGTTGGCTGTACCAAATAAAGTTCCAGTTATACCATCCCTGGTGTGATGCTTGATTCTGAGCACTGAACTGAGTTGCCTGTGaggaccatcctggctgccccaggattctcatgggatggaggctCTGCGCAGACTACGAATGACCAGCTGAAAGCCTGACTTGAtatctccccacaacatcgcggatcCCTCAGGCCTTCAATAacaccaacaggtatgcaccagaacACACAATGGGTATCGACATGATCTCCcttagaagggagggggggggaaggtgctaCATAAGAACAGAAAACAGCATTTGGAAGAAGAGGTCCCAATGGTGTGCTCCCGTATTTGCTACATTTGTATAGCATCATGTATACTCCAAAAGAGTAATTAAAGAGAGAAAACCCGTTTTTAGATATATTGGCAACATGAAACATTAAACAATATGTGACTTTAGTGGGAACCAAACAACTAATTTCCatgttttcttttcctttttataGGAGCCGATATCCCAGTGAGCAATAACAATGGAAAATTCCACGTACCCGTATCCTTCCATGCTCAGAATGATTGGCTTTGGTGAAATGACAGCAGTAAAATATCTGTACAGTATCATAGCTTTTGTTGGCTATGTGATGATTATTCTATCCAATGTTGCAGTGATCACTGCTGTAGCGTTACACAGAGGTTTGCAAGAGCCGATGTTTATCTTCATTTGTGCGCTGTGTATAAATGGACTCTACGGCAGCACTGCTTTCTTCCCCAGTCTAATTGCCAATCTACTTTCAGAAATCCAAACAGTTTCTTACATTGGCTGCTTAACTCAAGTGTTTTGCATTCATACTTATATGGGATGTGAACTAACCCTATTAGCAGTTATGGCATTTGATCGctatgtatgtatctgtaaccCTCTAAGATACAACAGCATAATGTCCTTAACCACCGTTTTCAAACTGGTTGCTGCAGCCTGGTTGTATTGTATTATCCTATTTACCATACACTTTATATTGACAATTCGTCTTCCTCTGTGTGGCTCAGTCATAGAGAAGATTTACTGTGACAACTGGTCTGTAGTAAAACTCTCCTGCATTAATACAGCAGTGAACAATATCTTTGGCCtcttcatcactgctgcactgatTATGTTGATGCCAGTGCTGATCTTGTACACTTACTTGCAGATTATAAGAGTGTGTGTCAAAGCCTCAGAAGACACCAGAGCCAAAGCCTTGCAGACCTGCACTCCTCATTTGATAACTCTCATGAACTTTGTTGCCGATGTACTTTTTGAGATACTCCTCCACCGTTTTAAATCTACCATATTACCTTATGAACTGAGGATAGTCATGTCAGTGCAGTTCCTTGTGGTGCCACCACTACTGAATCCTCTTATCTATGGGCTGAAAATGAAGGAAATAAGAGTGAA
This genomic interval carries:
- the LOC142490831 gene encoding olfactory receptor 52E4-like, translated to MENSTYPYPSMLRMIGFGEMTAVKYLYSIIAFVGYVMIILSNVAVITAVALHRGLQEPMFIFICALCINGLYGSTAFFPSLIANLLSEIQTVSYIGCLTQVFCIHTYMGCELTLLAVMAFDRYVCICNPLRYNSIMSLTTVFKLVAAAWLYCIILFTIHFILTIRLPLCGSVIEKIYCDNWSVVKLSCINTAVNNIFGLFITAALIMLMPVLILYTYLQIIRVCVKASEDTRAKALQTCTPHLITLMNFVADVLFEILLHRFKSTILPYELRIVMSVQFLVVPPLLNPLIYGLKMKEIRVKIAKFLRPKSITAQSMNTRNVWAL